The Paenibacillus polymyxa M1 DNA segment CGGAGTTTTTTCTAAATAATGCTGATATATTAATGATAACGAATTTGAATTCACAAGCATCCACCTCAAAGGTTTTCGTTCATTTTGATGATTCAAATGAGAATCGTTATCATTAATATTAGCTGAATTTGAATGGTTTGACCAGACTTATTGGAGTATGCTGTAGTGATATTCGGGGAATCTATTAATCCCAATCCATATAAAACGTTGCTTTCAATTTCCCCTTTTCCCATGCTGGGCAACTCAAATGAACAGGCACATTGTTTTCAATGTGTTCCTGCTCCATAACACTCGCGCATCTAGGACAAGCATAAGAAATTTTATACTGTGATGAGTCCGATATCATCTCAATAAACAGTTCATTGCGGATGGCCTGACAGACCGGACATACATATATCGCGTCATAAGCATCATATCTCGTCGAAGGGTTGCCTATGAATTCCCCAATACGTCGTTTAAGGACAGTATCCTGTACAAACGAAGCAATGGATTCCAAACTCATATATGAAAAACCAAACCCTACAAATATGTTCTTAGTATAAGCACAGGTATCACAGTCCAGCTTGTACGCTTCCCCCATGTTTATCACTCCACATCACTCATTCTTTTTATAATGGCTTTGTTAAACTTTGTTGTTGATATTAGATAGTAACGAACAAACGTTCTATAATATAGGCAATATCACTATTCGGAGATGGTTTACCTATGGATTTAAAGGAACTGAAAAAGCTTGCTAATGCCGATAGCGAAAAACGAGAACTTGTTTACTTTTTGCAGACTCGAACGACGGGGATTGCTAATCAAATACGGGCAATTGATGAAATTCAAGAGCAGAAGCACAAAGATGGGCTTGTTTGTCCGCATTGTAAAAATCATTCTGTCGTGCGATTTGGAAAGTACGCTGTAAAAACACGCACTGGAGAGGTTAAACGTCAACGTTACCGTTGTAAGTCCTGTCGCCAAACGTTCAATGACCTTACAAACACCCCTCTTCAACGCACGAGAAGACCTCATATTTGGGTTCGTTATATTGAATGCATGATTGAGGGGTTTGGTTTCAATACCTAGACAGCAAGGAATATGAGAATACCGCATCGAATAAGAAAAATATGTTGGTCAAATCGTGCTTGTTTACTGTAACCGACACGAATACCAAACTTCGGATTTCTGCTTATTCTTGTTAAGCTAACTGGCAGTTATGTACTAAAAATTTGTTCGAGATGGTGTTCCAAGTGCTCAACATAGTCTTTTATAAGCCACTCTAACGTAACAAGTTTTTCTTCACCAATGTCGCATAAATACAGCAACTTGTCTTCAGGAATGTTTGCAATGACTACAGCCACTTGCTTATTCAATATAACCCAAAGAGCCAAAATATGATCAATACTTAGGTTTTGGTAATTCATGAGTTCCACCCAATGATTCTGGGCGTATTTTAACACTGAGTAAGGTTGAGATTCATATTGAGAACGCACAAATATTTGTAAATTAGTAAGTGCGGAGTCACACAGATGCCCTAGTATTTCCTTTTTTGACCAACTGTTTGGTCGGGTCCGAATAGAAAAATCGAGTTCAGAATAAGTATGGATTCTGGATGGAACATCAGTAATCCTAAAATTAAGATGTTGTAAGATGGCTTCCATGGTATTTCCTCCAATTTGTTTTTATAGATTGTACCAACACTAATATTGTGGGTCAACAATTGGTTATTACGCTAAGGTTTTTTTCATGGGTAATTCTTAAACAAACGGGTACGATAGCTTAATGAACCGCCTTTCAACTGAGGCGGTTTTCTTATGGTCAAATATCAACATTAGAATTTAACATAGCCTTTATAATAAAAAGCCCGCCGTAAGAGGCAGGCTAGGCTAATTAGCTCTAAGGCGCGTCGGCTCTTAATTCCCTTTATTAATAAGCCTCTATCTATTTCTTTACAAGACTTGCTGAATGCGTGACCCGGTTTCTCCCGCCACTCTTGGAAGCATACAGTGCAAAATCCGCTTGATGAACTATCGATTGTTCCGTATCCGCTTGCGTAACCGTTGCCACACCGATACTCACAGTAATGCTGTATTCTCCCCAATCCCTTGAGGCCGTCATGGAACGATATCTTTCTGCCGTACGAATGGCTTCCTCTTGATCGTTGCCCGGAAGAATAATGACAAACTCCTCGCCACCATAACGAGCGACAATGTCCATCTCCCGTGACATGGATTGTAGTAACTCAGCCAGATTAGTGAGCACCAGGTCGCCCACCGGATGACCATAAGTATCATTAATGCTTTTGAAACGATCAATATCAATGATCAGCAACGAGAAAGGTATTCCGGTCTCTTGAAAAGAGGCTAGACTGACTAATAATTGATCTTGAAAATATCTTCTATTTTTAAGCCCGGTTAACGGGTCGGTTGACGCCATCGTTTCTAGCTGGAGATTGATTCGCACCAATTCCTGCTGTTTGATTTCATATTCTGCGTGCAACCGTTCAAGCTTCTGGTTTGCTTCATTCGTCGCCTGATATAATTCCTGAAGCTTGGTTTTGGTCTGTAGTATATCTTTTTCATGTTCAATTCGCTTACGCATCATTAGCACTACACAATCAATAACAGCTTCTCCGTTTCGTTCCTGGCGAACCCCGTTTAGAAGTACAGGCACATCCTGTCGATCACTTGTCCGAAACGAAAAGTACATCTCATCGACACGCCCGTACAACTGGATATAGGGATAAAAATAAGTATGAAAAAATAGCTTGTTCGTAACAGACATTGTCGTTTCAATCGGCCGTCCAAGCAATTGATCGTGTTCATAAAGAAGCATGTCCAATAAAGTTTGATTTACCGATTGAATGATCCCAGCGTCCGAAATTGAAAAGTATCCACAGGGAGCTTTATCTAATTGAATATCCATTGTATGACTGCCTTTCATTCGATATTACACACTGGCTAAATATTCTTTGATTAAATCGCTCGTTTCTCCTGGTTGGCTTAAATGAGGATAATGCCCCTTTGCTCTCATCTGCTGAAGTCTGCTATTTCTAAGATGGGTATGCAAATAATCCCCTACCTCAATCGGAGCAATACTATCGTCTGAGCACTGGAGAATAAGCGTAGGAACCGAAGCATGCTGAAGATCGACACGGCAATCTGAAAAAAATGTAACCTCTGCGAATTGCCGTGCTATATGAGGATCTCTTGAACAAAATGCTTTTTCCAATTCTTCGGTTAAGTTCCCTCGCTCGGGATTCTGCATAGCAATGGGTGCCATGTAACTAGCCCAGCCAATAAAGTTCATTTGCATCATATCCAGTAATTCATCAATATCACTCTTATCGAAGCCTCCATAATAAGAAGGCAGGTCATTCACATAGCGTGGAGAAGGACCGAGCATGACAATGCGTTCAAAATATTGAGGGCTGCGGATGGAGGCGAGCATTCCGATCATACTGCTAACGGAGTGTCCGACGAATATGGTATTTCGTAAGTCTAACACTTCCATAATATCCAGCACATCTTGGGCATACCCTTGCAAGTCACTGTATTTTTTGGAATC contains these protein-coding regions:
- a CDS encoding DinB family protein, which encodes MEAILQHLNFRITDVPSRIHTYSELDFSIRTRPNSWSKKEILGHLCDSALTNLQIFVRSQYESQPYSVLKYAQNHWVELMNYQNLSIDHILALWVILNKQVAVVIANIPEDKLLYLCDIGEEKLVTLEWLIKDYVEHLEHHLEQIFST
- a CDS encoding sensor domain-containing diguanylate cyclase, which gives rise to MDIQLDKAPCGYFSISDAGIIQSVNQTLLDMLLYEHDQLLGRPIETTMSVTNKLFFHTYFYPYIQLYGRVDEMYFSFRTSDRQDVPVLLNGVRQERNGEAVIDCVVLMMRKRIEHEKDILQTKTKLQELYQATNEANQKLERLHAEYEIKQQELVRINLQLETMASTDPLTGLKNRRYFQDQLLVSLASFQETGIPFSLLIIDIDRFKSINDTYGHPVGDLVLTNLAELLQSMSREMDIVARYGGEEFVIILPGNDQEEAIRTAERYRSMTASRDWGEYSITVSIGVATVTQADTEQSIVHQADFALYASKSGGRNRVTHSASLVKK
- a CDS encoding alpha/beta fold hydrolase; protein product: MTVDILLRNNVKVLGTGSQTIVFAHGFGCDQDMWRYIVPSFIDNYQIVLFDYVGSGDSQIKYYDSKKYSDLQGYAQDVLDIMEVLDLRNTIFVGHSVSSMIGMLASIRSPQYFERIVMLGPSPRYVNDLPSYYGGFDKSDIDELLDMMQMNFIGWASYMAPIAMQNPERGNLTEELEKAFCSRDPHIARQFAEVTFFSDCRVDLQHASVPTLILQCSDDSIAPIEVGDYLHTHLRNSRLQQMRAKGHYPHLSQPGETSDLIKEYLASV